TCAATATTCAACCACACACAAGTGCTGTAGGcttccccctcaccccccagTCCCTCAGTTGTGGAAGAACTGCTCAGAATTTATGAGGTTCAAACACAGCCAGTTCTTTCCCATCATACAGCTCCTGCAGTTGGTTTGACTCGTATTTTATGGAGGGTTTTTCAATTTGCACTCCAGGCTCCAGAGCATTCTGTCCAACGATTTTAAGGctcacaatttttattttccaggtatTCCCCCTGATCGGACAGCTAATGAGTCCAAAAATTTGTTCAAAGATGCCCAAACAAACGTTGCCTCTATGTACCGTGCCAGCCACTGCTACCAGTACTAACCCATGCCGAGACATGACACATTTCAGTCCATCAGCATTCAAATTGGGGTTGAACAGAAGATATTCTTCTTTAACCAACGAGAGCAGACGAAGGCTCACCATTTCTGCACCAACATattcttccatgtttttttctaacGTGTTGTAACAGAACTTCAGTTTGGCATCCTCCCAGAAATGCTGTGGTccccatttttcttcagatttaacTCCCAAAGGATGTTGAGAATTCAGGAGTTCAAAGAACCATTGGCAGAATTCTTCTCCTAGATAGTGAACATCATCTTGAGGTGACTTGGATCTCTTTTCATGACTCTGCAatcaagaagatttttttcttagaactATTTAGCCTTAACATGTGAGTTCATCAGTTAGAACAGCCTagaattcatttaaattcttcttttaaacattCTATGTCTCCTTCAAACGTTCTgagatggaaaggaagaaaaacaatgcagtaAAATCtcattgtatttttaagatGATAATTATCTAACAACTAGAGAATCAGAGTAGGTTCTTTGAAATACAGTTAGAACAGTCCTTCAGTTTTGTCTTGGTCTGCAATTTATAATCTAAGAGGGAAATCCTGGTTCTCCCCCTTTGGCAGgggaagtatttttaaacaatttctgtGAGATCAGAATTCTCACACTGAGAGaaaatttttctgtgtaaaaagtACACTGGCCTTCACATTTCCAaaagaagttacagaaaaagaaggataCAGAGCCGTACTTAAAAGTTAATCTCATATTAAAGGATAGCAATTCAATATAAAGTGCCTACAAATTagcaaatatacttttttttcccctctttcatCTTGCCTTcagtctcttcttttttcctaccttttaAGCTTGCAAATTGTGGCGTTCTCTGCACCTTCATACAGCCAGTAAGAACAAAAAGTACTTACAGGGAAATCACCTTTTGAATCAGCCACCTAACACCTGAAACTGACAGAATACTTCTGATTCATGGGGTATTTTAGCCATGACAGCACAACACGCTAACAAAACATGCAACCAATCCaagcagaactgaaattcaAAGGATTAATGCATTCCAGAACTTTCTCACCAGATCACGTGCCTGAATTCAGCATTTACTGTATGGCAGTAAAACTGCCGAAATCATCCAAAAGATGACGTTTGTAGCCTTCAGCCTATTTCTAACACAGAGAGGCCGGAATTCAACTAAGAGTGATGGGTGTAAAATTTTGAAGCCAAATGCACAGCAAGTAGCACAAACAAGTATCAGTTAGGAACCAACGATCATGTTACTAAATCCATACAAAAGAGGGTGGCAAATCAGTCCAAGAATTATATCAATAAATATGCACTGcatcatgtattttttaatcactaaaaatcattttttaatcattaaaaaagtCTACTCCTTGCAGTCCTTCTTGTTATGTCTACATCCCCATGTAGAGGAACAGCAAAAATTAGGCATAAACTGTCAGGAAACTAATTGCtttgcaattaaatatttaagaaaggttTTTAAGTCGgttataaaaacacatttggtTTAGAAGACACTTCTTTCCAAAGGAAGTGTCATTGTAACAAAGGCACGAATCAGGTGCTCAAGTGTTGGTCTATTTATAATTTCTACACGTATGTAGTTCACTTatcctctgttttttgtttgtttgtttacaacTGGAATCATTTTTTACTCACGAAAAATCACTCAAACTTTCCAATGGAGGTCATGTGTCTCTACAACTGGAAGGTGAAAAGGTTTTTGAACAAAAACTAAATGTACAGTTGTTTTGATCAAAACCTATTCCTAGAATTAAGTATGAAAAGTTGGGAGGCTTCTATACGGAAATTCTGTAGttgttaaaaagcaaactttaaTTAATTCCTAATTCTGTTATGTAGGTTGCTGCTACCTGTGTCTTCAAAATAGTGAGGGTCACAAGAActaagggaaaacaaaggaagatgTATATGATAAGTAAAACAGCTgaatttaaacaattaaaattaaatttaatttaatacattaaataaacaacaaatttaataaattaaatttaatttaataaattaaaatgaattaaaaacagcTGTCTTTAAGTACTTTGGAGAATTTAATTTGCTTACCTTCAATCACAAAACTTCACCATTGGTGAGTAATTAGAAAGTGTTCTTgcaagagcattttttttccaaacatgcacacaaattattgttttaaaagcaattctCAGCTAAAACATGATTTAAATCAGTTAATCCCTCAGAGAGAAAGAGCTGCATTAAATTATCAGCAGCTACAGAGCTCCAGCAGTCCAGCTGGTGGGGCTGTTGCCCATTATGTCTCTGGCATACAATAGCTGAAAGAGGAAGGCTATTTAGAACTTCGTGGTAAAGATCCAGGAATAATAAAACGCTCAAAGCTCATTACACCACAGCGATTTTGCTGCATGTCATTATTTTGAGCTTCAAAATAACCTGTAATAGCCAAAACATACTTAGTTTCACAACATTAAGTGTTACTACGATCAAGTAAAAAATGACATAGAGCTGGCACTGCTACAGACTTTACATTTCAACGACATGAAAATCCTCAAAAATTTATTCTGCACCCTATTAACTGCAAGACATAAGGAGCAGAGCTTACAGACAGAGCTATTTTGACTGCACTGTCTACAGAAATGGACCAAGGGCCCTTCCAAAGAAAGGggttttctctctgttccctccctcccccacgGCATTTTAGACCCCGCTGCCAGATCTTTCACCCAGCGATCTACTCCTGATAGTGTCTCTGCTCCACACCGGGATGCGCCCCGCTGGTGGTACTGCCAATACCTGGTGTGGCTGGGCGAAGACTGAAAATCCCTGGCCCATCATAAAATTTCTGAGCACATCCATCACATTGAAAACTGACAAGGGACTATGCAGGACTTCCCTACCATTTACattgttttcagttgttctCAAATCCACAGAATTATCTGTCAATACACCCCAATCCagtacaatttaaaaattaaaagtgtgAAGACTTCACATAGAGTTCAAATGCATTAATATGCTTTGCAAGACAGAGCAGAAGACTATGCTCTGCAAGCGACGCACTTGCCCAGACACCTATAAATGgtgtaattaaacaaaaataaaaaacaggaaaagagattCGGTATCTTTTTAAACACATGAAAAGTCTCCTTCTGGACATAGATCACAACATTTACAGTAGTTATCCTGCGAAAGCCAAGCTAAGCATCCACGGGTCTTTCAGAAAGTAGCACTCACCTCTGCGTGTGTTTTTCTCTCCCCTGACTCCGAGTCATTCGACAGGAGCTTCCCGTCCCAGTACTGCTTTACATAAGCAATGAGTTGATGTTTCTCAGAGGAAGGAGGCACTGCGATTCCTTGTACtgccaaatatttaaaaattgtttctcGATAGACTTTTCTTCGTTTCAGAAGTTCTTCTACGTTTTGGCTGTAAACCAAAATGGCACTAATGGCTTCTGCaagtgaagaaaaggaagttaaCAGTTACTTCTCTCACCAACAAACTGCAAACCTCTGCTATTTCTTATGCTCCTGACCAGCACCTCCTAACAAAACACAACCCGAAGTGAAATGCAAATGGTTACACATAGATTCGtaaactgaaatctgaaataactAGATGAAAGTCACATTAGACACAGTATAGACCTGAAGCCTTCCAAACATGTTTAAGAACCAGTGGTGTTTTTACGGAAGAGCTAGCTACCTTATAATCCCTATTACCAGAATCAAGAACTGTTTGGAACCATGTATTATATGAGTTTGATGAAAAGGATGcacctttttcttccaaatgaatTTATGAATATTCTTCAAGTAGGTTGAGATTTTCAAGCTCTTTAGAAACTCCAAGTGCCTCTAGAAGTATAAGGATTCTTGTACACAATGCATTTCACTCATAATTCCAGAGACACAACTAGCCTTCACTTCAAAATAAGTTGATTTGACTGTAACATGAAACTATTTAGGGTTTCCAGCTGCCATACAGCACCTTCACTAGCAGAAGCtaagtttaatttctttctccatttgaagagctctggaatattttttaataagccaTCTACCTGTCTTCTTGAAGGCAAGATtacacagaggaagaagaaccAGACAAATCTGTTATTGTTCTTCTGAGTATGGAATTTGAATCTTAGTTTCTGCATCAAATGGGTAGTTTATGTGATCCGGACAGAAAACATTGCTATTTTGAAGAATGTGCCGGTATTCAGATGTTTTCCgggaacagaaaattaaaagaaatgcgGAGAGGTAACCTCTGATTTCTCACATGCTGAACAACAATTCTAGCACAAGAAGTGCACAGTTTTTTAGACAATGCATAATTGTTTGTGAGAAGGAGGTTCCCTCTGCGCTCCTGAAGGATGATGGAAATGGAATCAAATCTGTTCTACCTCTGTACTAATCATATTTGTAATCCCAGGTTCATAAGAAACGTCACACTTAATAATACAACGATGGTGCACTGAAATGTAACTTTCAGAAATGTCCAGCTGTGAGATTCCGTAGCAAAATTAGGAAGACAAGCTGACATTCAGTTTTAAGGTAGTTGTGGCAGCCAGTTCTCACCTAAACTGAGGTGAGACAATTAACATCACATATATTAAAACTGCATAAATGTGAAAAGGCTACAAGCTGaagtacaaaattattttgtcttttatttcacCCTATAAGCACTACAAAAGTAGATAAAACGTGAGGAAAAAAACTACAGGCATATGAACTTTTgaagaaacacatttggcaaatcTTACTGGTTTGAGTTATACTGCAAAAGAAACGCATTCAAGGTTTTTGGATGAGCATGTTACAGGGCACCGCGCTGAGCAGCCTTCAAGTAACGCACATACAGATTTCAGTTTCAAGAATTAGATCTGACCATCAGGCTCCGAGGCGCAAACAGAGCACGGCCGCAGccagccccggcgctgcccctGCGGACCTCCTCCCACCGGAGGAGAAACCAGGCAGGGCCAGGCCCGAAGCGGCCGGCCGGAGGGGCACGGAGGGCCGCAACCCGCCGgcgcccagctccccccccacacacccccacccccaccccacacacCCCCACACCGCCGCCGGcccgggcaggggctgcgggcaccTTGACGGTTCTCCGGGTGGACCAGGCGGTTGGTGATGGTGTCCGTCAGCGCCAACAGCTCCTCGGTGCCGAGCAGCTCGAGCAGCTGGCGGCACCCGGCCTGCTCCCGCTCGCTCAGCCCCGCCGAGGCCATGGccaggcccggcccggcccggcccccaCCAGgcccagccgccgccgccgcccaggCTCGGGCCCTTAGCGACGGCGGGCCCTAGCGACCGCCGCTTCCGGTACGGCGCCCCACGCCGTCCCCCAGCGCCGCCCCGGCAGTTGGCCCCCAGGCGCCGGGTGGAAACAACGGCTGGCACTTGAGTTCCGCCCGGCAGCACCGTGAGCCTTCCGCTGAGGAAGGAGCTGAGCCCATTAACTTACTCCTGCCCGAAATATTAGCGCGccaaaggaattaaaacaaaatccattaaCACTGACTGCTTGTACACTACCACACGCGTCAATGAATTTCCCAAGTACCTTATACATACATGGTATATACGTCCCCATTTTGGTAAACATTTCACCTGCAATGTGCACGTGCCATAGTACTGCAGATTTGAGAACCCTCGCCCTTATGccaaactttgcattttttattttttttttttggcaaggaCCTTGTCAAAATTAGACAACatagaaaattaaagcaagttTGCAGTCAAGGTTACACAGAAGTCACCGTTTTGCAGAGGACAGTCATAACCTGAGATCAAAACCCACGAAGAATTTACAGGACAGTGAATAATAAACAAGCCAGCATTTCCAGAGGACAGTTCTGAacttttctgaagctgaagaaaaagcgATTAGGCTGCCTATATCTCTGGACTACAGCATTCAATGGAAGAGACAACACAGCAACAGAAAGGCATGCATCGCACCAGAAGTTACCAACCCCATTAGCAGCAGCGTTACCAGAAGCAAACAAGCTCAcgaacagcagcagctgaggctcAACTCTGTATATTCGCACCAAGCAGCCCTCTCGAGAGGCATTTGGTGTATGTAGCACGGAGCCACTGAAGGATTTTAACCGTTTTATGATGGAGGAAAACAGACAACTCAAAGCAGAGATATCTTTGCACTGGCACAATAGCTGAGGGGTTAACCCCTTCAGCATTCTGAGGCCACTGTCCACCAAGGGATGATGTTGTCCCCTTGACACTACAATAAAATGAACACTGGTCCGCAGATTTCTTCAAACACCACATACAGATTTCCTTTGCAAGCTCTAATATATTCCTTCCGAGCTTTACTACTTCCATCTGTCGCGCCAACCTTACACTATTCTCTACATGGACATTAACGCACGCTAAGTGGGTGAGCCCCCTCCCACCAGGTCAGAAACTTCAAAAACCAGTCCTCCTTCCCAGAGATCCTAAGCCAATTACTCAACAAGCTCCCATTTGCCCATGCATTCTGATTGATTCCCTGCCAGGGTGCATCAGGCAGACAATACATGATACCTGTAAATTACTTATATGAGATAGTTAATTCCTGTTCCCCATGTATTTAGTTGactaaataaacaaacctttttgaaggtgatcaggcccagtcaaaCCCAAGAAGTGGGTTGCCTAGCGTCTAATATGGTTCAACCACTGGTTGAAGCTTTTTCTGCAGTAGCATGCCGTTCAGACTGATGACCAGAAACAGCTAATCCTCTCCCTCTCACACAGACATGCTTCCCTCTTCAGCAATTAGCGGTTTTAAAGAACTCGTAATACTGTGACTTCTTGAagacttatttaaataaatagtgACTTAAGAGATCCCCATCTTCCCAGAACCAGTagtctgttttaatttccttggtCATCTTTGATATTCTTGAATAGACCTAGTCTATTAAAATCTGAATACCTGCACACCTGGAACATCAAGAGCTGGCAGCTTCAAACAGGTGATAAGCAATTACACACACATTACACAATAACTTAAAAACATTGCAGCAGTATTTTCAGAGTGATTCCCCAAAGGACAAGATCAATTTCTATCAACAACAAAGACAATGTTTTATTGAACAAACCTATGTACAGtacaaaaaagtttttaaaatgaaacactacTGTTGATTTATTGCAGTTTGATGGCTCAGTTTTAATTTGTACTCttatataaaatgcaaagtaaaataatttaacattcaACAAGGAAGCAcaaatttcctttcttgctgAACCTGTAACAGCTTTTACAAATTAACAGAGTCCCAAAATGCATATGCTGCATTTAATCAGAAAGGTGTTATACAGTAccaaataaattaagaaaatagtaACACTACCACCCTCTTTGAGTCTTTTGTCCATACCACTGGTgttaaacaacaaaagaaatgagtACAGCTGAACCTCCAATGTGatattaaaaatcacaaagtTTAATGTTATAAATTATCCAAACTATACAATTTATATAGTTTCAATGAATATGGCTAAATAACCAAAGTACCAGTGACCTTTCCCACACAGATATGACcactttcaatttttattttttccatgaaaggTGTCTACCAAGCAGCAACTCCTTGAAAATTGGAACTGGCATGATCTCTGCAGTGAACTGTAATCAGGTTAGAATAGACGATCTTAAAAGGAAAGTTTAAATCTTTAAATCCGAGTTAAAGTCACCTGAAggaacattattaaaatataattatcagCAATGAAATGCACAAACTTTGATCCAGCAAAGCTCCCATGTTCATATGTTTCATATGTAACTTCAGGTGACTTTAAGAAATTTGCATGCTTACATTACACATGTACTTCAGTGTTTACTGAATCAAAGTGATATATCCCGATGAATTATTTCCCATTATATCACAATGATTAATGGCTGGGACAAAACCTTTCAATTCTGGACTTGAAACCTTTTTTCAGCCCTAAAAGTTGCAGGCTTAGTAATAGGATACTCAACATCCTAAGGAATCCTAAAAAAGCATGTAGAATTATCCCACACACatttaaattatctttctgCTCCTAATTAAAGTTGCTTTATACCGCACCTATCTGAGAATACCAACAGGTATTCGAgaacagtttaaagaaaatacagtgtcttttgttttgaagtaaaatcattactgaaaacaaaaccgTTACAACCCCCTTGCTACTTCAAGTCAATTTAAAGTACTTTTGATAGGTGTTAGGTGATCTAATATTCACCTACATTAGAACTCAGTCTTCCAGATCTCTCAAGTGTGTATTCAGAACACGTGGTATAAACAAATGGTGGTGTccaagaaaagcatttttgaacaaaaatgaGTTTAATACAGGTACAAAAAAATTATGGTCACAGTTTATGCACATACATAGATGCATTTATCTACACActttaaaccaaaagaaaaaaacacaagtcttaatcatgtttttaaagcatcttcAAATACATGGAGCTCCaggaaaaggtaaaaagcaCCAAAGATTAAAGGTACACTTAAAAGACTTTACACAAACATTTGTCATATCTTACTCAATGATTTCTCGGATTTTTAAAGCCATAATACTTtataattgtcttttttttttttttccaaatataccTAAGCAAATTTAACTGATTAGCAATGTTAAACAAAGAAAGGGGGAACCCAGGAACATTCGAGATGGTAATTGGGTCCTTAAAAACTACATGGTAATTTGAAGCAAGAAAAACGTCAAAAGTGCATTTGGCTAAGACAGTCCCCCTTATGTTGAaaaatttttaatgtatttatatatgtaaatatttatatatagcgTGTATGCAATATATATGAATGATGCATTTAAATCACTTCtgcaactgcaaaaaaaattctttggtGCCTCAAATGTCATAAAGATCTCTCAAAGTGGGCCAGCCATTGGTATTAATGTAATGTACACATACCTGTGATCATAATTTTATAACCTTTTATGTTAATCCAACTCAAAATTAAGGCAAAAAATTTCTAGAATTTAGAAAAAGCATGATtttgaatttgcatttttacctcaggagaggaaaaggaagcagaattaATGCAAATATCTGTAATTTCACAGAGAATTATTAGCAGAGGCATTACTGAACTATTAAGTTCCAGAACTATTTAACAGCCTATTTTACAATGAAACCCTTAGGTTTACAAGTGTGAGCCACTGCTACAATGAACAGATCTTCTATTTATGCcttgattttttacttttttattttgaatttttgtgTATCTGTTGATTTAAGCAAGTTGATCATCCTACTACACCATCCATACATTGAGATGAACTAGTCAGTAAGCAAACCAGCTGAGCAGGAACAATTGGTCTTCGCTGTCCTACATTTCTGTGATGACTCCATCCATACACACCATTTTTCATCATTACTTTGTGGCTACAATCACATGAAAATTTTCACCTAATGACACAAAACAGGATCTCAAAAAACTTTTTATGGTGGCAAGGCAGAATAAGATAGTTATTAGAGGATAAATTAGCACAGTAATTAAACAGGGTGCATGTTTGCCACAACTCTGTTTGGGGCATGAAAAATCAAGAACTACAACAGCATCTTTTTGGTTTCCAAATATCCTGTCTTTCAATGATGATGTATAGAAGAGAGACTCAAATTTCTTATCTTCACAACATCCTTCCGATTATTTTTATGAACAGTCAGTTGCTGGATAAAGTGCTTAACATTGAAGTAAGTCCTTCACTAACTTCTGGGAAAGCTTATCTTTTCAAGAGATGCTGCTAGATAGGGTTGTACTATGTCTTAAGGCTGAGTTGATACGTTTTCTCCCTCCCTTGAGACAGTAAATAATTTGTTACAGTACTGAGCTGTGACCAGTCACCACTACGTAATACCACGTGTGGAAACAGGCTCTTCCAGATCTTTTCTAACTTGACATGCATGCTCTGGTTTTGTCTGTCTTCATTATTTCCCCTTTATTATAAAAGAAGCCTTCTGAAGTTCTTTTCAATCATACCAACAGCTGAAAGGACCTCTGTATTTGTATAAAATCAGTTTAACTCTGCCCTGTAGTGCATGTCTACCCCCTGCACATTCTGCATTGATTTTTCAGTCTGCTTCTGGTAATATCCACACAACTTCTGCATGTACTGCTTGTATTAGTCTTCCTGCAcctaaaacagatgttttacGGGACATTCAACGTGTACTGTAACCATAGCCCTGAAAAGGGCTTCTCTTGCATGCATCTGATTTCCACTGTGCAGAACTTACTTAATATCACATCAATGCactttttctttgcatgctctgcacttcaagattttttttgttatttattgttGTCAGTTTTGATATGAGAGCTTTCCATCCATCTTAgatttctttctacatttttcctctgaaaaaacaCTGTTTGGTTCCTGTACACATTTATCTGTTTCATCATGAAGTGACACCTTCTTGAAAGACTCCTTCCAAGCTGTGTGGATGGACAGCCTTTaatcatacatttttttattttttaactacagCAGCTTGAAGAAccagctgtttttatttccataaggCAATTACTacctctgttttctctgcctgctcagctgtatgcattgttttctttatacCTTTGTGCTAGAAAGACTGTGCCGCAAAGCTCCAATTATGCATTTGAAATGGATGTGGCTTTTTGGATAACTGGTACTTTGGGGATTTCGTAGCAACCTTTCTGGACTCAAAAACTGCAGAGCTCCTATTATTCCTCTGTGAGTTCTGTCTAGAAAATGTGCTTTGTCTTTATCAAggtcatgtttttctttagtaaTTTGAGACTGCTTTATGATTTAAGGCCAACTGGGAAACAAACTGCTGCTTCTTCGTGTAGTGTTCTGACACCACTCCTTGTTTGATACATTTTCCCACAATGTTGAATCAGGCacctgtgaaataaaatgcataggTTAGTCTTCATTTTGTTCCCAATGTAaatcattcttccttttggaaCATTGCTCACATGTTCCAACGTGTAGTTTCTAACACACAAAGACAGACAGGCTGAAATACTCTTCTCTGTTTTATAAGAATTCTTTCCCTTAGAGCTGCCCACCAATTTTCACCACCTCTTGCTTATTCTAAACAGCATGTCTAATTTGAACTTCCAAGTTAGTGCAATATTGTGTTCCAATGTTCAGGTccctattgacttcagtgaccTTCCCCTCTTTAAATTCTAGCATACTGCAATTGCTCAGAAGTTGTGTGTCTCCTATCTGGCCTACCAGTTTGCCTGTTTTCAAGGACCACTATCCGGTCAGTATTTGCCtccaaaccaaccaaccaacccacccacccacccacccagaAGGACTATAAGACTTACTTTCATCATCTGAATCGAATCCAAAGAGCGTCTGACACTTCTTTTGTGCAAGGTGAGCCTCAAGTGCTTCTGAATTACAGTAGATGGTCAAGCAGTTGCCACATCTAAATCTTTCTGTTGATTTGCTACAAAATTTGTCTTGTTCAGAGTGAGCATCTACTTTATCAGTCAACATTTTTCTACGTTTTGGCATACTAATGTATCGTTCATCAAGGTAACTTGGAGGCAAGGGTCTAACATATGGTTTTGTTAAGATGACACCATATGAAGTATTCTCTGTCTGATTTGGTTTAGAAGGTAACTGTGAGGCAGCAGCATTATTCTGTGGTATATCGTGACAGTTCTGTAAAACAGGTAACACCGACCCATTCTCTGTCCTTGTTTCATCTGCCACTCTGTCCAAAGGTGTTTCTGATGACTTTGATGATGTCTGATCCGGGTCGCTGTGCCCATTGACTAGTTGGTCACTGACAGCATTACAGTTCTCAGGATTTGGCTGTAACACAGGTGTCTTTTGGTCTATCGGAACTGTAGCACTCCCCTCAGATGAactttcatttccattctggattacattgtttgcttttttctctacACTTTGAATGTATGTCTTTGGTTCTGTAGAATCCTTCCTTGCCTTCCAAGTTGGAATTGGTAAATCTAcggtttctttttcattaatggATTCGTCATCATCTTGATAACTACAAAGTTCTGAAGGGTCATCTGAAGAATCTTTTTCACTTGCGTCTTCTGAGCATTCtggagttttatttaaataatgttgaGCCTCATGTTCATACAGCAAAGGGAGCTCCTCAAATAGCTCACAGCACTCTGCAAAATTACACTgagctttaaaaacattatgaCTTTTTGTATGCTCTGCAAGCTCAGTTGACAGCTTAAATCTCTGATTACAATTAAAGTGTAAACAAAAGTAAACATTTGGATACACGTGTCTCTTCAGGTGGTCTATAAAATGTTGGGAATCAGCAAATTTTCTCTGACAGAACCgacattttcctttattccaTTTCATTATGTGTTGCTGCACCTTCAAATCAGTTGGATGAGCTTTTCTTGCGTGTTTATTGAGGAATCTTATCTTTTTAAACACTCTAGCACAACCATTAGCAGGGCACTTAAAGCTTCCTTCCTGATCCATAGCATCAATGTCTTTTTGAGAACAAAAAGCTCCATTCACTTTATGTAGAATAGGTGACTCTTTACTGGAGCTCTCATCATCTTCAGGCAAACTTTCTGTACTTAAAGCATCAGGAATATTATTAAAACAGCTGTCGCAACTACTGTTTTCGGTAACATCATCCTGGTCACTTAGATGGTTTTCTACTGCATCAAATACCTGTTCAACATTCTCCTCTTCTGCAACTGCACTTGGAGCTATTGCAATCTCTGGTTCCTCTTCTTTAGAAACACCAGAATTCCCATTttcaagagagagagaaacatcaGAACATTCTAGTTCATTTAAAACAGGGGCCTGCTGATCAGCCTCAAGAACTGCAGCAAGATGTTGCCTTTCTATCTTTCTGACATGATTCTTTAAGTGCTTCAGCATAAGTCCCTTTTGCCTGAACTTTCTGGTGCAAAGTACACAGGAAAAACTGCCCTTTTTTTGGTGAGCTTGTGCATGTCTCACAATGTGATCACCAAGGAATTCCTTGTTGCATATCACACAGCGGTGGCTTGGTACAGTATTATCCAACATTTTAGATGCCTCTGGAGCTTCATGGTTCTTTTTGGCATTACCTTTGGACTGGGCTTCAGACAGGTCTTCAGAGTCAAGCTCCCCATTGCTTACATCTGCTGGACAGACATGCTCCTCACTCAGAGCCTTGTACTCTGTTAGCTTCTCTACATTTGCAGTAGAGTTTTCCAGTGTACTTTCACTTACGCCAACAAAGGCTTTATCCCCCAGTAATGCTAAACAATTCTGCTTGATCATCAAGAAATT
This is a stretch of genomic DNA from Cygnus atratus isolate AKBS03 ecotype Queensland, Australia chromosome 1, CAtr_DNAZoo_HiC_assembly, whole genome shotgun sequence. It encodes these proteins:
- the C1H3orf38 gene encoding uncharacterized protein C3orf38 homolog, with translation MASAGLSEREQAGCRQLLELLGTEELLALTDTITNRLVHPENRQEAISAILVYSQNVEELLKRRKVYRETIFKYLAVQGIAVPPSSEKHQLIAYVKQYWDGKLLSNDSESGERKTHAESHEKRSKSPQDDVHYLGEEFCQWFFELLNSQHPLGVKSEEKWGPQHFWEDAKLKFCYNTLEKNMEEYVGAEMVSLRLLSLVKEEYLLFNPNLNADGLKCVMSRHGLVLVAVAGTVHRGNVCLGIFEQIFGLISCPIRGNTWKIKIVSLKIVGQNALEPGVQIEKPSIKYESNQLQELYDGKELAVFEPHKF